The Cylindrospermum stagnale PCC 7417 genome segment GGAAAAAACCTAAAACAAATTCTCAATATTCAGCCTTTAACAATATCAAATTTTTTAGATATTTGTCAGCAAATATGTTTAGGTTTGCAATGCGCTCACCAAGGTATCAGCCTCAAAGGAGAAATTTATCCTGTTGTTCATAGGGATATTAAACCAGAGAATATATTTATCAATGATAATGCCAAAAAATCTGAGCTAGTGAAGATTCTTGATTTTGGCATTGCCAAGTTTTTAACAGAGCGCAGTGGGATGACACTGACTGATTCTTTTATCGGCAGTTTACCTTACTCTTCACCAGAACACATGGAAGGACGAAAACTATTGGATGTACGCTCTGATATTTACAGTTTGGGAGTACTGATGTTTGAGATGTTGACAGGAAAACATCCATTTCAACTCAAAAGTAACTCCTTTGGTAGTTGGTATCAGGCACATCGTTTTCAAGCTCCACCTACATTTGCAGAAGTGAATCCGCAAGCTCGAATTCCGCAGGACTTACAAAAATTGGTGATGAATTGTTTGGCTAAGGATACAAGCGATCGCCCCCAAAATATGGGTCAAATATTAGAAGTTTTAGTTCATGTTAAGGAGCAGCTTGAGGATGAACCTTCCATTAGTAACATCGAGCAATATCTGCCTCCATCTCCAGTGCAATTAGTACCTGTAACAACATTTTCAGAAAAAGAGTGTTTGCAGAAGACTTGGCCTAAAAATAAACCAGTTGCCACGATTGGTTTTCCCCATTTATTGCATACTCCACAAGGTACAGTACCAACTTTTTGGGCAATGTTACCCAGAGAAGAAATTACTAAATTTTTAGACAAAACACATAGCACTGAATTTATTACTAAAATGAATTTATATCCTATGGTCTTGTGGGTAACAGTGCTATATGATGACAACTTTTCTCTGACCAGATGGCTATCTTATTTCTTAGATCTCAAAGATAGTAGAGGGCAGAAATTAATGCATATTTTATCAGAAATAGGCTATTATCATCTGCTATTTTTCGCTATAGAAGAACCGACTAACTGCAACCATGTTATGACTTTTACTCTCACGGCTAGCCAGCGCCAACAACTCGCTGATTGTTTAGATATGAGTCAAAAATCAAATGAATTAATTTCGCCCAACCAAGCCAAAACTATTCTGAAAACAGAATATGAAAAACTGAAGTTAGAAGTGAATCTAAAATTGGCAACGCCTCAAAAAAATGAAACATTAGGTTTAAAAGCTTGGATAGCTAAATTATTTGATAATTTATTTTAATTTTGATAAAATCCGGAAATCGATGGATAGCGGAGACAAATTTGTAGGTAAAAACTTTAGTTTTAAATTGCCTAATTAATAGAGGATATCGAAGTGAATACAAGCTCATTTTCATCTCCAATCAATACAGGATTGCTTGCCAACCGTTATCAACTTAAGCAGATAATTGGTAGGGGTGGCATGGGTGAAGTTTTTTTAGCAAATGATGTTTTATTAGGAGGAGCACCAGTCGCCATCAAGTTTTTGTCTCAAACTATGTCAGATTACAAGTTGCAAGAAAACTTTGCTCGTGAAGCTCACATGAGTGCCGCTTTGAGTCAAAAAAGTCTACATATCGTGCGGGCTTATGATTATGGCTTGAGTGAAAATGGTAAGCCATTTTACGTCATGGAATATTTATGTGGCAAGAGTTTAAAGGATTTAATTCCTCTGTCTGTACCCATGTTTATTAAACTCTCTCGCCAGATTTGTTTAGGTTTGCAGTGCGCTCATCAAGGGATTAACATTGATGGCAAAATTTATCCGCTAGTACATAGAGATATTAAGCCAGCTAATATATTAGTTATCCCAGATCCAATATTGGGGCAGTTAGTCAAAATTTTAGACTTTGGAATTGCCAAATTTTTAAATTATTCAGCAGTAGCTAGCACAAATAAGGGTTTTAATGGTACTTTGCCCTACTGTTCTCCCGAACAACTCGAAGGGGGAGAATTAGACAGTCGCTCCGATATTTATAGTTTGGGTGTGATGATGTTTGAGATGCTCACAGGTGAAAAGCCCTGGAAACCAGAAACCGACTACTTTGGAGCCTGGTATAAAGCACATCACTTTGAACAACCACAAGCGATCGCTAATGTGAGTCCCCAACTCAAAATACCTCAACAGATCAATGATTTAATCATGGACTGTCTTGCTAAACAAGCCTGCAACCGTCCCCAAAACATCGCCAAAATTCTCCAAATTTTGGAAAGTGTGGAGAAGTCAATCGGTTTGACTTTGCCCACAAGTTCAGCAGCCAAATCTACCCCTAGCAGTTCATTAGGTTCTGGATTACCAACGAAAATCGCCGAAATTTGTCGGCAACTTGCATGGCCCCAAGATAAACCCATTCAGGAGATTGTGTTTCCCCAATTTTTAGACACCAATCCTGGATCTGTAGCTGCACTATGGTTGATGTTGCCTCAGCAAGAAATCAAGAACCGGGCCCTTTCAATCCGTCATAACGGGTTTATTTTTGTCACATCCCCTCATCCAATGTTGCTATGGGTAACAGTACTCTACAATCGGGAACTAGGCCCTAAGTGGTTGCCATGCTACCTAGATTTGCAAAATTCCCAGAATCAGAGACTAGTGTGGTCATTGGCGGAAAATGAACACCACCCTTTGATTTTCTTTACTATGGAAGCACCCCACTCCTGCGTTAATGTTCTCAGTAGTCGCATTGCTGCCACACAGCGGCAAATGTTGAAAACTTGGCTAAAACAGAGTCAGAAGCTACCACCCTCTTCTGTACCCCAATTGAGCAAAAATTTGTTAAAGCTACAGTATAAACAGATGCAATCCCAGATATTACAAAATTTAGAATCTCAGGCTCAAGTTATAGCGACGAAACCAATTTAACTATTTCGCGTAATGTTAAGAGGTTTTCTACAAGCAGGGGAGGTAAGCGAGAGTCATTGCTTTTGACGCTTCATCTAGCCAACTTACCAAACACATCTGGAGGTGTGAGCACGACAGAGGTTATTGTTCTGCTGAAGTCAAAGCAGTTCATGATGCTATAGTATGGCGTAAGCAGCAAAAGAGCTTGGCAAAATTTTCAAACATTAGGCTCTAAACTACTTGACAAGTAGAAAAAAAACAGAGATAATTGGAAAAGCTGCAAATCGAGGGACTGTAGTTCAATTGGTTAGAGCACCGCCCTGTCACGGCGGAAGTTGCGGG includes the following:
- a CDS encoding serine/threonine protein kinase: MPPTKVQDMDRQKAELDIYIGKFLNNRYLIRDLIGKGGMGRVYLAEDAAKGGLRVAVKILLLNLINQHMSQRFGREIFIGAQLGRKSKNIVRVLSYGVTEEKVPFYVMEYLEGKNLKQILNIQPLTISNFLDICQQICLGLQCAHQGISLKGEIYPVVHRDIKPENIFINDNAKKSELVKILDFGIAKFLTERSGMTLTDSFIGSLPYSSPEHMEGRKLLDVRSDIYSLGVLMFEMLTGKHPFQLKSNSFGSWYQAHRFQAPPTFAEVNPQARIPQDLQKLVMNCLAKDTSDRPQNMGQILEVLVHVKEQLEDEPSISNIEQYLPPSPVQLVPVTTFSEKECLQKTWPKNKPVATIGFPHLLHTPQGTVPTFWAMLPREEITKFLDKTHSTEFITKMNLYPMVLWVTVLYDDNFSLTRWLSYFLDLKDSRGQKLMHILSEIGYYHLLFFAIEEPTNCNHVMTFTLTASQRQQLADCLDMSQKSNELISPNQAKTILKTEYEKLKLEVNLKLATPQKNETLGLKAWIAKLFDNLF
- a CDS encoding serine/threonine protein kinase; this translates as MNTSSFSSPINTGLLANRYQLKQIIGRGGMGEVFLANDVLLGGAPVAIKFLSQTMSDYKLQENFAREAHMSAALSQKSLHIVRAYDYGLSENGKPFYVMEYLCGKSLKDLIPLSVPMFIKLSRQICLGLQCAHQGINIDGKIYPLVHRDIKPANILVIPDPILGQLVKILDFGIAKFLNYSAVASTNKGFNGTLPYCSPEQLEGGELDSRSDIYSLGVMMFEMLTGEKPWKPETDYFGAWYKAHHFEQPQAIANVSPQLKIPQQINDLIMDCLAKQACNRPQNIAKILQILESVEKSIGLTLPTSSAAKSTPSSSLGSGLPTKIAEICRQLAWPQDKPIQEIVFPQFLDTNPGSVAALWLMLPQQEIKNRALSIRHNGFIFVTSPHPMLLWVTVLYNRELGPKWLPCYLDLQNSQNQRLVWSLAENEHHPLIFFTMEAPHSCVNVLSSRIAATQRQMLKTWLKQSQKLPPSSVPQLSKNLLKLQYKQMQSQILQNLESQAQVIATKPI